The Larus michahellis chromosome 16, bLarMic1.1, whole genome shotgun sequence genome has a segment encoding these proteins:
- the CPTP gene encoding ceramide-1-phosphate transfer protein: MAVAAGAFSLREVLAAFQTCVTERREVLLGPYLCGWRGLIRFLHSLGAIFSFVSKDAVAKVQIMENYCGGEQREKYVSLQSMVEYELASGLVDLQKRSGRPDSGCRTVLRLHRALRWLQLFLEGLRTGQEDSRTSVICTDSYNASLAAYHPWVIRKAATVAFCALPSRNAFLEIMNVGTAEEAVAMLGEALPYICDVYGITQELFAQHKLLDLP, translated from the exons atggcggtggcggcgggcgcCTTCAGCCTGCGGGAGGTCCTCGCCGCCTTCCAGACGTGCGTGACGGAGCGgcgggaggtgctgctgggcccCTACCTCTGCGGATGGCGGGGGCTCATCCG GTTCCTGCACAGCCTGGGCGCCATCTTCTCCTTCGTCTCCAAGGACGCGGTGGCCAAGGTGCAGATCATGGAGAACTACTGCGGCGGCGAGCAGCGGGAAAAGTACGTGTCGCTGCAGTCCATGGTGGAGTACGAGCTGGCCAGCGGGCTGGTGGATCTCCAGAAGCGATCAGGACGGCCCGACTCCGGCTGCCGCACTGTCCTGCGTCTCCACAGGGCCCTGCGCTGGCTGCAGCTCTTCCTGGAGGGGCTGAGGACGGGCCAGGAGGACTCCCGCACCTCCGTCATCTGCACGGACTCCTACAACGCTTCCCTTGCCGCCTACCACCCCTGGGTGATTCGCAAGGCGGCCACGGTGGCCTTCTGCGCTCTGCCGTCCCGCAACGCCTTCCTGGAGATCATGAACGTGGGCACGGCCGAGGAGGCTGTGGCCATGCTGGGTGAGGCCTTGCCCTATATCTGCGATGTGTACGGCATCACCCAGGAGCTCTTTGCCCAGCATAAGCTGCTTGACCTTCCTTGA